The sequence ACCCGATTACATGGGTTTTGTATTAACGCCGGAAAAGCATTACATCTCCTataatttaaaagcaataaATAGGAATTTATGTGAAATAAGTACAACAGCGGAAAATTCGTAGCCTACTTGGATATCCGATTTACACAACGCCCTTTCCAAGATAGTCGTAGTCATGTCCTTTGGgttttcaaaacaaatcttCAAAGACATATGAGAAGTTAGCATTCTTCAGATGAGCAACTATATCGCCAAGATCTAACCTCgcagcagcagcagcagcaACAGCAGCTGGGTTAGATCTTGGTGATATAGTTGCTCCAAAGTAAATGTTCATCTTCATAACGTACTATAGAACATAAGTCAATAACATACTTGGCGGAGGCACGAAGTTCCGGAAACTGTTTCGCGTCCATGCTTTATGCGGTTTGATTGCAGAATGAATACGTCTAAACATATAAAAGTCATTATCGCATGAAATTCGGTAAGACCACCATGTTTCTTCACTTGCATTTATATTCTGATTTACAATAACtgaccaaagtttttttgatgGGAAAGAACCAGTATTTGcaaaattaacaatataatctgtaatgttatatttttcgGCTGCTTTATGTTGTCAGGTATAAAACCAAGTTGTTCTGGAACACATTTATGTTTGAATTCCATAAGTCTGCTTATCATTATTCGTTTCGGTAACGCAGAAGACTTTAACCTACATAgtctaccaaaaaataaaagtttacatcTGTTGATAATGCTTTCAACTGAAAACCAACCTAGAAGACTTGTACATTTGTCAGAACGGGTTCGTTTTGGAAGTCCTTTAATAATTTTACACACAAATCTGTGAGATCTTTCTAACATCGTAAGTTCTGTTTGAGTCAAATTGTTCCATAACTCACCAGACGTCGCGCAAGATACTGGTGACAATTTGAAGGTGATTCGAGAAAAATCGGCGAAAAGGCTAACTGTCCGTTTAGGACGCAACAATTTGCAGAATCGCTAAATAATTTTCGTTACCCAATCTAATGGCAACAAAATAtctgtttttcatgatatttttttcacgaATAGGTTTCGATTTGAAGCgctaaattttatgaaataggcAATTTTGCCGTGTAATGCGTAACATTGAACATTGAGATCTCCAAACATTTTTGAGAATGAAATATGGATTGAGTAGCCAAAGGTAGTTCTCATTTGGAAGGAATTAAGAACCATATGTAAAGTTTTGAATTACATAATTTTACTTACATATATGACGTCATACATGTAGAAAAATGACGTCATAGCAACTTTTTGATCTTGTAATGGTGACAAATAATCTAGACTCCAACTGCAAACTTTGAAGATCAAATTCATATACTGAAGGTAATTTTAAAAGGATAtcgtttatatttataatttataaattacaaaCATTTCTGTTTAAATTGGTACCAAACTTTTTTAGTTTACTTGTTaaaaaactattgaaaaaatttaaaatcagaaaaaatgtcCCGTATCATCTGAAATCCAAACAAATATTCCATTTTGACGATTTCGGGATCTACGATGTATCGCGATtaaatcagaagaaaaatactgatacagatttcaaaaattacaacaaatactgaacatgataatataaatactggctgtttttatattttatccttttcgcaaataaagaaaagaaaaatcagaaaaaatgtcCAATGAGACAAAAAACGTCGAAAAATAATGAAACGTCATATTTCACACAGAGTCAATACGCAAAAGAAATTATAAGAAGAACTTGTAAAGAATCGATCTCCAAACATGAAACGATATGGGCATGTTTTTGCCTTAGGGAGcttccatttgatttttaagggggggggggggggctagaatgaaatttgaaaaagaggGAGGACAGGGGTTTTGAGTGTAAAAAAAAGGCAGACAGGAGTTTcgagtaaaaaaataatgaataagaatggaaacggggaatatgtcaaagagataacaacccgaccaaaacgTAGAAAACAGctcaaggccaccaatgggtcttcaacatgCGAGaaatcccgcacccagaggAGGTCTTGAGTAGGCCCCGAAATCCTAATGTATACTAGATCAAGAAAATGGACGCCACTCTTCACTTCGAAACACAGAGAtgaactaaaagtaaaaaaatataaaagactaacaaaagctATAGGtacctgacttaggacaggcgcgAACTGCGGTGGGGTTAAAAGGGCAGGATGAGCAGTTGGCAAACAAACCCAGGATAAActtgattaaaatcaaatggttgctcccttaatgaaataaaaatattattctatATTAAAATTCGTAAAAAATGATTTGACTTTAGGAAGTTCTGGAACAATCTAAAAGAAGAGTTACCATATTAGATAATTTTCGTAGACAAAACAAGAGGCACCAATCCCTTCAAACAACCGAAATGATCTCTGGTGTTTCAGGAGAATGATTagttccaaaaaaataaaacacgaGACAAAAAAGACTCATATTTAATTattgaatgtatttataaaccaacaatcaattaaaataatcggacttaaaaaaatcagacCAAAATTTTGTGtacattcaaatataaatatgctttcagaaatatgaataacagaaaaaaaagtaaactttcgGCTAAGGAAATACTTATTAGGAACAGAGAACGAAAAAGGCTTCAGAAAAATGAAACGAGTAGAAAATCTTATGGAAAGTTGTACAAGAATAAAGAGAGCGAGACAAAAACATATAGTCAAACGATTAATGCAAGAAAAAAGAGAGAACAAAGGGAGAAAtctaagaaaataaatgaaagaaaactgaaaaataaaatgaatgtcCGTAAACAcagaggtaaaaaaaatgtagaactTTCATCAATGTCACTTGTTGTACCAGAAGgttcaaatgttttcaaaaacagAATGGAAAAGGCCAGAGCCctaagaaaatttaaagaaggtTTACCAAAATCTCCATCTAAACGATGCGCAGTTATATCGACTTATTTGGCCCGCAGATCCCCTCGATCGCCAACAATAGCTAATCTGAAACATTCAGTTTCGCCAGTTGAAATGGCCGTCGTTGCAGATattcaagaaataataaaatctacaaaattaaaGCGATCTAAGAATGCACGTTCGGTAATGAATTCTGTTACTGCATCAATCAGCGGGGAAAATTTAGCAAACTCGAGAGGTAAAATTAAACTGTGTAAAAATTTAGGTTTGCCAGCAAGAAGGGTTGCTGGAGGCCAGCGTATTAGGTCTAGAATTCTTAAAAGTGAATCGTCTGCATGGGCTCTTACGCAacagaaaacaagaaaagattCCATTTCagaagaaacaaagaaaacagttTATAACTTTTGGCTCTCTGATGGCATATCACACCCGACCGGCAACAAATCCGATATCAAAAGAGAACGATTGGGACCAAACTTATATACTTCGCATATGACACACGTGCTGGAAAAAACACAAACTGATGCGTAATTAGATTTTGTCGCCAAATATCCGGAAATTAAAATTGGACAAAGAGCATTGGAGAAACTTCGACCGTTTTTCGTAAGACCTGCATCTGAAAAAGATAGAAATACATGCTGTTGTAGATATCACGTGGAAGCAAACCTTGTTTTCAAAGCATGTATGAAGTTCAGAAAATCGTGTGACAGGGAAACCGATTCGCAAGAAAGTGACTATCCCGTATTTGAGAAAATGTCAGACCTTATACATATTACGCTATGTCCAAAAGTAAAtggattttatagaaaaaattgtCTTGACCGAAAATGTAGCCTTTGCGGAGTTGGTAATTTCAAACTTTCACCCAACGAATCACAGTCGTCTTCAACTGTTGAAtggcaaaaatatgaatatattactGAAAAATCGAAGGGTAAAAATGTAAGGCGCCGACTGACcctgataaaaaagaaaactagcGTAAACGAAATgtttctcaatttaaaaaagcTTCTCGAAACTTTCCCCGCTCACCAGCACCGATCAAACTGGCAAAACAATCAACTTAAAAGTCTTGTTCAGAACTTGCCAGTCAATCATTGCATATGCATCCACGATTATTCGGAAAATTATCGCTGTGTCGAGAAAGAAGAAATCCAATCCAATTACTTCCAAAGAACTGAATGCAGCATTCATGTAACCGTCATGCACCGACACGCCATTTTAGAATACGATGGTGTAGACAGTACAGAAGAATTTCCGGAAATAATTACGGAACATTTTTTCGTAATTCCCCCGGACCTGCAACATGAtaatgattttacaaaatatgtccaAAAGAAAGTTAAGGAATATTTAGATTCAATATCATACACAGTTGATCATATGCATGAATTCACAGACGGTTGTTCTAGCCAATATAAATCGCGGCACTGTTTAGGAAGTTTATCTACTGCCATCCCTGATTTCGGATATAAAACATTCCATAGAAATTTCTTTGAAACAAGCCATGCAAAAGGGCCTCAAGATGCCGCGGGGGGGGGTTTATAAAAAGACAGGCGGACATATCTGTTCTACGTGGCAATACAGTGATTCAGAATGCGAAGGATTTATTTACGTTCTGCGAAAGTAGCCTTAAAAAGCCAAGAAGTGCATTATTTAAAAGAAGGGTATTTCGATATGTGGACTCAATTGATAGACAcaattccaaaatatttaagCCGATCCAGCAAAATAGACAAATACATCATGTTtttactagtacatgtaatgAAATCAATATTCCGATCTCTCTTGTTACACGTGCGATCAATGCATTTTGGGGAATTATCTTAACTGTTTAAATGTAGAAATAAACGGGGTAAAGAAAACTATTAAGCCACGCGAAATAACACAAACTTCTAACGAAGAAGAAGTAGCACAAGACACTGACATTCTTTCAGAAGACATATCAGATTTGGTATCCATAAACTCTGTTGTGGCTGTCAAAACCGACGATGATAACTTTGactattatttaatgaaaatttccaAAGGTTCACACGTATTGAATTCAGCAGAGAGTGACAGCTGGGGTGCTACATATCCCCCTGGATTCGAGGTTTTCCGGGGTCATTATTATGACAAAATCAGTGACAATGATccgttaaaatataaacttttaaagaCAAAGACTGCTTTGGTACCGACGAAATCTCTGCTATACATACTTGCTGATGTAGATGCCTCTTATCGTATAACTATTTCAGAGGACACCCATCTAGACATTCTTTCTGTATTGGACAATTTGGATTgaaataagaattaaattataaaacatcatGCACTGTTGTTTAGCcactcataaaatattttagtagACCTTTCCgattcaaatgaaatgattCAACGTGGCTCtgcttataattaaaaaatataaaatatatatatatatatatatatataaatgtctaagaatataactaaaacacactaattgatacattaaaaagttctattagatgttaaatagaaatacgcaatatttcgctaaacaaattagcttcatcaggcgtgtgcatctctcaaggtgaaatcggatgcatgacagaaaaaatatttttgtagcttAATCTATACAAGATTTGAGGGATGGGTGTAACATATTAATTCggtcataaaatatgtttgtagctACAACTACATGAAGTTGGAATAAAAGTTTAACACATTTATAGATGTTCGATTTTTTctgtcatgcatccgatttcaccttgagagatgcacacgcctgatgaagctaatttgtttagcgaaatattgcgtatttctatttaacatctaatagaactttttaatgtatcaattagtgtgttttagttatattcttagacatttatataattttaattcagtaactgtatcagtttattttcacaaactgatccacgcttaattagattgaatgttgattgttgctatttttagacattatatatatatatatatatatatatatatatatatatataagtacgtctgagtcagtgacaaccctacaacagatgtatccatcggatcgccatcaatgatggtgatacatggctgtgtacataatgtatatacaactcgtctaaacataatgtttagacgagttgtatatatatatatatatatatatacatttttcgttaaataaaatatacatgaatatctttactgaaaaaaaatattcccatgaaaaaaaacctgaatgAATCAATGCTTACACATTAGAAATCACATTAGAAAAACGTTAcgtaaaaaacaagaaaataagaCGGCTTTTTGCTATATTTCCGACGTTACGTTATTATCACCAGTATTTTGCGCGACGTCACAACCATATAGAGCTTTGCTGTAACATATTTGAAGTATTATCTTGGAACACGTCAAAGGGTTAAAAATTGATGGATGA is a genomic window of Mytilus trossulus isolate FHL-02 chromosome 1, PNRI_Mtr1.1.1.hap1, whole genome shotgun sequence containing:
- the LOC134691668 gene encoding uncharacterized protein LOC134691668, producing the protein MNNRKKSKLSAKEILIRNRERKRLQKNETSRKSYGKLYKNKESETKTYSQTINARKKREQREKSKKINERKLKNKMNVRKHRGKKNVELSSMSLVVPEGSNVFKNRMEKARALRKFKEGLPKSPSKRCAVISTYLARRSPRSPTIANLKHSVSPVEMAVVADIQEIIKSTKLKRSKNARSVMNSVTASISGENLANSRGKIKLCKNLGLPARRVAGGQRIRSRILKSESSAWALTQQKTRKDSISEETKKTVYNFWLSDGISHPTGNKSDIKRERLGPNLYTSHMTHVLEKTQTDA